A genomic region of Alnus glutinosa chromosome 11, dhAlnGlut1.1, whole genome shotgun sequence contains the following coding sequences:
- the LOC133882385 gene encoding anthocyanidin 3-O-glucosyltransferase 7-like — MSATKGSEEQKHVAFLAFPFGSHPLTRLSLLRKLARAAPNVRFSFLNTAKSTRSLLSKSTADDDVPHNIKFFQVADGVPEPEGHVHAKNPVEAINLFLKATPDNLRKGIDMAVAETGQRITCLLCDAFLSTSAMEIAEDMNVPWIPIWSSLPWCLSAHVYTDIIRERCVGSETTTVDFIPGLSTMRVADLPEEVLLREDEEESLFSRALSQMGSALPRATAVVMGFFEELNSPPLNHDLKSKFQNVFNVGFLTLSLPAPPLPPSSSDLTGCLSWLDGKKSGSVAYVGFGTMASLPHEELIAAAEALQTSGVPFLWSLNENSKELLPRGFLEKTKTHGKVVPWTPQTQVLAHASIGVFVTHSGANSVYESIANGVPLICRPFFGDQHMIGRIIEEEWGIGVGVEGGVITKDRLVKSLELVLGDEQGKVMREKAEALKEVVLKGVDSAKKDLNSLADLISAS; from the exons ATGTCAGCGACCAAAGGCTCTGAGGAGCAGAAGCATGTGGCCTTCTTGGCATTCCCGTTCGGCAGCCACCCGCTTACTCGTCTGAGTCTGCTGCGCAAATTAGCGAGAGCTGCCCCAAACGTTCGCTTTTCATTCTTAAACACAGCGAAGTCCACCCGCTCACTCTTGTCAAAATCAACAGCTGACGACGACGTTCCACATAACATTAAGTTCTTCCAAGTGGCAGACGGAGTGCCTGAGCCTGAGGGTCATGTTCATGCAAAAAACCCAGTAGAGGCTATAAACCTTTTCCTTAAGGCCACCCCCGACAACCTCAGAAAGGGTATAGACATGGCAGTGGCAGAGACTGGTCAGAGAATCACCTGCTTGCTCTGTGATGCATTCTTGAGTACTTCTGCTATGGAGATCGCCGAGGATATGAATGTTCCGTGGATCCCCATTTGGTCAAGTTTGCCGTGGTGTCTCTCCGCTCACGTTTATACTGACATCATTCGCGAGCGTTGTGTTGGTAGTGAAACAACAACAGTGGATTTTATTCCAGGGTTGTCCACCATGCGCGTTGCTGACTTGCCGGAGGAAGTGCTGCTCCGGGAGGACGAAGAAGAGTCGCTTTTCTCACGGGCGCTAAGTCAAATGGGTTCCGCGCTACCACGAGCCACTGCTGTCGTTATGggtttctttgaagaactaaaCTCTCCCCCTCTCAATCATGACCTTAAATCAAAGTTTCAGAATGTTTTTAACGTGGGCTTTCTCACCCTATCACTGCCAGCACCGCCTTTACCACCGTCGAGTTCGGATCTAACGGGCTGCTTATCGTGGTTGGATG gtaAAAAATCTGGGTCAGTGGCGTATGTCGGATTTGGAACCATGGCTTCGCTGCCGCATGAGGAGCTGATAGCAGCAGCGGAGGCACTGCAAACAAGCGGAGTTCCATTTCTTTGGTCTCTTAACGAAAACTCAAAGGAACTCTTACCAAGAGGGTTTCTTGAGAAGACTAAGACGCATGGAAAAGTAGTGCCATGGACACCGCAGACACAGGTACTGGCGCACGCTTCTATAGGCGTGTTTGTGACACACAGTGGAGCAAACTCTGTTTACGAGAGTATTGCAAACGGGGTGCCGCTGATCTGCAGGCCGTTCTTCGGCGATCAGCACATGATCGGACGGATAATAGAGGAGGAGTGGGGGATTGGCGTCGGAGTTGAGGGAGGTGTAATCACGAAGGATCGGTTGGTGAAGAGCTTGGAACTCGTTTTGGGAGATGAACAAGGTAAGGTGATGAGGGAGAAGGCAGAAGCACTGAAGGAGGTTGTGTTAAAAGGTGTTGACAGTGCTAAGAAAGACTTAAATAGTTTGGCAGATCTAATCTCTGCATCTTAA
- the LOC133881485 gene encoding uncharacterized protein At1g43920, Chloroplastic-like has product MSCSMNSEATSVEPMCRCGLPVPLKTSFTEDNFGRLFYGCVNFEAGRSCGFFQWKDSDMCDHAKRVMGRLQHRDAMLNKEVIELKAKLEIEAIRYDMQVKVSKTTSHLLAFSWIFFVVFVAVFWGQYHGAGHLYYKRLP; this is encoded by the exons atgtcTTGTTCAATGAATAGCGAAGCAACCTCTGTGGAGCCCATGTGTCGTTGTGGACTTCCGGTACCTTTGAAGACCTCCTTTACTGAGGATAATTTCGGCCGGTTGTTCTACGGTTGTGTTAACTTTGAG GCCGGTCGCTCTTGTGGATTCTTCCAATGGAAAGATAGTGACATGTGTGACCATGCTAAACGAGTGATGGGTCGTTTGCAACATAGGGACGCGATGCTGAACAAAGAGGTTATAGAGTTGAAGGCCAAGCTAGAGATTGAAGCAATTCGATATGACATGCAAGTGAAAGTTTCAAAGACAACTAGTCAtcttttggcattttcttggattttttttgttgtctttgtaGCTGTATTTTGGGGCCAGTATCATGGTGCAGGACATTTGTACTACAAACGGCTACCATGA